In Mycolicibacterium alvei, a single window of DNA contains:
- a CDS encoding TetR family transcriptional regulator yields MARGDRSPRDDHAERTRNALLESALNLFSAKGYDETTTDQIAEGAGVSPRTFYRYFPGKESVLFFGEYDFINAVSGVYLAQPEELSDFEALSSSFILLAPGLKRIRKRVALYREAVASSLVLLGRERKNHQANATTVAKVIAQRRHLSAADDECRLLAAVGMLLVERALDQWLSTPGHALEDLIRQEFAALPTVLK; encoded by the coding sequence ATGGCACGGGGTGATCGTTCACCGCGCGACGATCATGCTGAACGGACGAGGAATGCGTTGCTCGAGTCGGCCCTGAATCTGTTCAGCGCCAAAGGTTATGACGAGACCACCACCGATCAGATCGCTGAGGGCGCGGGTGTTTCCCCGCGGACCTTCTACCGGTACTTTCCCGGCAAGGAGTCGGTGCTGTTCTTTGGCGAGTACGACTTCATCAACGCCGTCAGCGGCGTGTACCTCGCGCAGCCAGAGGAGCTATCCGACTTCGAGGCGCTGTCGAGCTCATTCATTTTGCTTGCGCCGGGGCTCAAGCGCATTCGCAAACGCGTCGCGCTCTACCGCGAGGCCGTCGCATCGTCACTCGTACTGTTGGGCCGGGAGCGTAAGAATCACCAGGCCAACGCCACGACGGTGGCCAAGGTAATCGCCCAGCGCCGACACCTGTCGGCAGCAGACGACGAATGCCGATTGCTGGCGGCCGTCGGGATGCTGCTGGTCGAACGTGCCCTCGATCAGTGGTTGTCGACACCGGGCCACGCTCTGGAAGATCTGATCCGCCAGGAGTTCGCGGCGCTGCCCACGGTACTGAAGTAG
- a CDS encoding CaiB/BaiF CoA transferase family protein, translating to MTDVLSGIRVVELAAWTFVPAAGAVLADWGADVIKVEHPETGDPQRGLISSGIVTGAGGVNHFIEQPNRGKRSIGLDTSTPEGLELLMKLIETADVFVTNLLPDSRQRMGIDVDQVRARNPKIIYARGHGYGTKGDLASQGGFDLAAYWARGGIGDAYSDGAGSYPPIQRPGFGDSYGGLALAGGIAAALAKRERTGEPSVVDVSLLNAAIWQLGPDIVGAGVTGAGVPKFNLDEMPNPVASIYKSRDNRFIAFVLLQADRFWSDFCTRLGRTDLIDDERFANAAVRFGNRKACIAELRKTFESENLNHWEQSFAGFDGVWDVMHTAREVHSDPQAIVNGYLPRVTDANDNEFALAASPVQFDEAPLNLTCAPGHGEHTDAVLAELGFAEDEIIDFKINSVVL from the coding sequence ATGACTGACGTGTTGAGCGGGATCCGCGTGGTCGAGCTGGCCGCATGGACGTTCGTGCCGGCGGCTGGCGCGGTGCTTGCCGACTGGGGCGCCGACGTCATCAAGGTCGAACACCCCGAGACGGGTGACCCCCAACGGGGTCTGATCAGTTCTGGAATAGTCACCGGCGCAGGGGGAGTGAACCACTTCATCGAACAGCCCAACCGCGGCAAGCGCAGCATCGGGCTGGACACCTCCACTCCCGAAGGCCTGGAGCTGTTGATGAAGCTGATCGAGACCGCCGACGTGTTCGTCACGAATCTGCTACCGGATTCGCGGCAACGCATGGGCATCGATGTAGATCAGGTTCGGGCGCGCAATCCTAAGATCATCTATGCCCGCGGTCATGGTTACGGAACCAAGGGCGACCTGGCTTCGCAGGGCGGATTCGACCTCGCGGCGTACTGGGCCCGAGGCGGTATCGGTGATGCCTACTCTGACGGTGCCGGCTCTTACCCGCCGATCCAGCGACCGGGATTCGGGGACTCGTACGGTGGACTCGCGCTCGCCGGTGGTATCGCTGCGGCATTGGCGAAGCGTGAGCGAACCGGTGAACCGTCGGTGGTCGACGTGTCCCTGCTCAACGCGGCCATCTGGCAACTCGGTCCGGATATCGTCGGCGCCGGCGTCACCGGAGCGGGTGTCCCGAAGTTCAATCTGGATGAGATGCCCAATCCGGTGGCCAGCATCTACAAGAGCCGCGACAACCGGTTCATCGCCTTCGTTCTGCTGCAGGCCGACCGATTCTGGTCCGACTTCTGCACCCGGCTGGGCCGCACTGACCTGATCGACGACGAGCGCTTCGCCAATGCCGCGGTGCGGTTCGGCAACCGCAAGGCGTGCATCGCTGAGCTGCGAAAGACATTCGAATCCGAAAATCTCAACCACTGGGAGCAGTCCTTCGCTGGATTCGACGGTGTATGGGACGTCATGCACACCGCCCGAGAGGTGCACAGCGATCCGCAGGCGATCGTCAATGGTTACCTGCCCCGGGTCACCGATGCCAACGACAACGAGTTCGCATTGGCGGCCAGCCCGGTGCAGTTCGATGAGGCGCCGTTGAACCTGACCTGTGCGCCAGGACATGGCGAGCACACCGATGCGGTGCTGGCGGAGCTGGGATTCGCCGAGGACGAGATCATCGACTTCAAGATCAACTCGGTGGTGCTGTAG
- a CDS encoding VOC family protein: protein MPISESLARRFLHVNLNCASVQATEKLYGGLLGLTTRMRTDPKVPADGSIMGLGGQIYTETAFLYDGRGGRRSCALEAIEWSTPPLRRDTNTDPARPGIRSTLLTVTDLAAVTADLRAAGVRVSDPIEGLISGAESVLALDPDGAVIELTQTPPVAGPHQGGLFGGIRIAAIDVEKTVAFLTEIGFAIVDAPRRVAISGEQLAPGGTAQIADCVLARLALPEDGAQFTLTVVEHPDTARHPRAEGGNSQGLYRCALRVENVARALALLPDWIAVQGDPVWCPLPGTKIDGLYIAFLPSPDGVLFEFVERPLSFFTSTPSR from the coding sequence ATGCCGATCTCCGAGAGTCTCGCCCGCCGATTTCTGCACGTGAACCTCAACTGCGCCTCAGTGCAAGCCACCGAGAAGCTCTACGGTGGCTTGCTCGGACTGACTACACGAATGCGGACTGATCCCAAGGTGCCCGCCGACGGCAGCATTATGGGCCTGGGCGGCCAAATCTACACAGAGACCGCGTTCCTCTACGACGGTCGCGGGGGCCGCCGCAGCTGTGCCCTGGAAGCTATCGAGTGGAGCACCCCACCACTGCGGCGCGACACCAACACCGATCCGGCCCGGCCCGGCATCCGCTCGACGTTGCTGACCGTCACCGATCTCGCCGCGGTCACTGCGGATCTGCGTGCTGCCGGGGTGCGGGTTTCTGACCCGATCGAAGGGCTCATCTCCGGCGCCGAGTCAGTGCTCGCCCTGGATCCCGACGGCGCGGTGATCGAGCTCACCCAGACACCTCCCGTGGCTGGCCCTCACCAGGGTGGGTTGTTCGGCGGCATCCGCATCGCAGCCATCGATGTGGAGAAGACGGTCGCCTTCCTCACCGAGATCGGGTTCGCTATCGTTGACGCACCTCGACGGGTCGCCATCTCAGGCGAGCAGCTCGCCCCGGGCGGCACTGCGCAGATCGCGGATTGCGTGCTGGCTCGGCTGGCGCTACCCGAGGACGGCGCACAGTTCACCCTGACCGTGGTCGAGCATCCAGACACTGCCCGCCATCCAAGGGCTGAAGGCGGCAACAGCCAAGGACTGTACCGCTGCGCGTTGCGGGTGGAAAACGTCGCCCGCGCGCTGGCACTTCTTCCGGATTGGATTGCCGTGCAGGGTGATCCGGTGTGGTGCCCACTGCCGGGCACCAAGATCGACGGCCTCTACATCGCCTTCTTGCCCTCGCCGGATGGGGTGTTGTTCGAATTCGTCGAACGCCCCTTGTCGTTCTTCACATCCACACCGTCGCGGTGA
- a CDS encoding Zn-ribbon domain-containing OB-fold protein: MAWNSSPHTDDALDVHADDDTERAEPNCTERIFTVNQQVPLAEGLFTWPSEDPALIGGRSSDGQIVFPYRSHRIVGDRREALEPVELPRRGTLWTFTTQQFRPPEPPYAGDDDATTFTPFAIGYVELPGALRVEARLTESDPEKLRIGQAMELRIVPFGKNADGDQTMIFAFAPADGDDATEGVHNGRK; this comes from the coding sequence ATGGCGTGGAACAGCTCACCGCACACAGACGACGCGCTCGACGTCCATGCCGACGACGACACCGAGCGTGCTGAACCCAATTGCACCGAGAGGATATTCACTGTGAACCAACAGGTTCCGCTAGCTGAAGGATTGTTCACCTGGCCGTCGGAGGATCCTGCTCTGATAGGCGGGAGATCCTCCGATGGACAGATCGTCTTCCCGTACCGCTCACATCGTATTGTCGGCGATCGACGTGAAGCGCTCGAGCCAGTGGAGCTGCCACGACGTGGCACGTTGTGGACGTTCACGACCCAGCAGTTCCGGCCCCCCGAGCCGCCGTACGCCGGTGATGACGACGCGACGACGTTCACGCCGTTCGCGATCGGCTATGTGGAGCTGCCAGGGGCGCTGCGGGTCGAAGCCCGGCTCACCGAGAGCGACCCCGAGAAGCTGCGAATCGGGCAAGCCATGGAGCTTCGGATCGTGCCGTTCGGCAAGAACGCCGACGGCGATCAAACCATGATCTTCGCGTTCGCGCCGGCGGACGGCGACGACGCCACGGAAGGGGTCCACAATGGCCGCAAGTGA
- a CDS encoding thiolase family protein: MAASEVAIVGVGLHPFGRYPGKSALQMGEEAVYDALTDAGVAWTDIQALYAGSMEVKNPEAVTALLGMTGIPARAVFTGCATGGTSLAMAANAIRVGDHDLTIAIGLDKHPRGAFSDHPSVSGLPDWYGEAGLFLTTHFFGMKINRYMHDYGISHETLARVAAKAFRNGAANPSAWRRKPIGEEEILASPILNYPLRQYMYCGPDEGAAAAVLCRADQAHKYTKHPIYLRASQLFSRRAGALEVLSPSISLTPAPSPTVFAARAAFEEAGIGPEDVDVIQLQDTDAGSEVIHLAENGFCADGDQEALITAGETEIGGRLPVNTDGGLLANGEPVGASGLRQIYELVTQLRGRAGARQVHAPRVGYAQLYGAPGTAAVTILST; the protein is encoded by the coding sequence ATGGCCGCAAGTGAGGTCGCAATAGTCGGGGTGGGGCTGCACCCGTTTGGCCGTTACCCCGGCAAGTCTGCACTGCAGATGGGCGAAGAGGCCGTCTATGACGCCCTCACCGATGCCGGGGTGGCCTGGACCGATATTCAAGCGCTCTACGCGGGCAGTATGGAGGTCAAGAACCCCGAGGCGGTCACCGCACTGCTCGGCATGACCGGTATACCCGCTCGAGCAGTGTTCACCGGATGTGCCACCGGCGGTACGTCACTGGCCATGGCGGCCAACGCCATTCGGGTGGGCGACCACGACCTGACGATTGCGATTGGCCTGGACAAGCATCCCCGTGGCGCATTCTCCGACCATCCTTCCGTGTCCGGTCTGCCCGACTGGTATGGCGAAGCAGGGCTGTTCTTGACCACCCACTTCTTCGGAATGAAGATCAACCGCTACATGCACGACTACGGGATCAGTCACGAAACCCTGGCCCGGGTCGCGGCGAAGGCATTCCGCAACGGCGCGGCCAACCCCTCGGCGTGGCGGCGTAAACCCATTGGCGAGGAGGAGATCTTGGCCTCGCCGATATTGAATTATCCACTGCGCCAATACATGTACTGCGGACCTGACGAGGGTGCGGCGGCCGCGGTGCTGTGCCGAGCCGACCAGGCCCACAAGTACACGAAGCACCCGATTTATCTGCGGGCTTCGCAGCTGTTCTCGCGGCGTGCGGGCGCACTGGAGGTGCTGAGCCCATCGATCTCACTCACGCCGGCACCGAGTCCTACGGTCTTCGCGGCCCGCGCCGCCTTCGAGGAAGCAGGGATCGGTCCCGAGGATGTCGACGTGATCCAGCTGCAAGACACCGACGCTGGCTCGGAAGTCATTCATCTGGCCGAGAATGGCTTTTGCGCCGATGGCGATCAGGAGGCGCTGATCACCGCGGGCGAGACCGAGATCGGCGGTCGTCTGCCCGTCAACACCGACGGCGGCCTGCTCGCCAACGGAGAACCTGTCGGCGCATCAGGGTTGCGCCAAATATACGAACTGGTGACTCAATTGCGCGGACGTGCGGGTGCACGTCAGGTGCACGCGCCGCGGGTCGGCTATGCGCAGCTGTACGGCGCCCCCGGCACAGCCGCGGTCACCATCTTGTCAACCTGA
- a CDS encoding thiolase family protein — protein MSKTTSRATIVAAARTAIGTARRGTLANVESKDLAKPVTAAAIERSGLGASDFDDLVLAEVMQGGGDIARYVAVDLGLTALPGLAVNRQCASSLTAIALAAGQIAAGMSRAILAGGAESASTAPMSRKRKPFTTGKDADDWVEPWFSLSHPPTPDAPAMDMSITVAHNCAVQFGISREAQDQWALRSHQRAIAAIDAGSFVEEIVPIEVPQADGSTVTFAQDEHPRRDSTLETLSGLKVLHPEIEGFTVTAGNSSGINDAAAVVALAAPTTHNDVLANVLSWSAVGVAPNRTGSGPITAIPKALELAGRKIEDVALFEINEAFAAQAVACARELGLDEDLVNVYGSGISLGHPIAATGARMVTSAIYELRRRGGGIGVLSMCAGGGMGAAMVIEVA, from the coding sequence ATGTCCAAAACCACCAGCCGCGCAACGATCGTCGCTGCCGCGCGCACCGCGATCGGCACCGCCCGCAGGGGCACGCTGGCCAACGTCGAGTCCAAGGACCTTGCCAAGCCGGTTACGGCCGCGGCCATCGAACGGTCTGGTTTGGGAGCCTCCGATTTCGACGACCTGGTCCTGGCAGAGGTCATGCAGGGCGGCGGTGACATCGCTCGATACGTCGCGGTCGATCTCGGATTGACCGCGCTGCCGGGACTCGCCGTAAACCGCCAGTGCGCATCAAGCCTCACCGCGATCGCGCTCGCCGCCGGACAGATCGCCGCGGGAATGAGCCGGGCGATCCTGGCCGGTGGGGCCGAATCGGCCTCGACTGCGCCGATGTCGCGCAAACGCAAGCCGTTCACCACAGGCAAGGACGCTGACGACTGGGTCGAGCCATGGTTCTCCCTGTCCCATCCGCCGACCCCCGATGCGCCCGCTATGGACATGTCGATCACTGTGGCCCACAACTGCGCGGTCCAGTTCGGAATCTCGCGGGAAGCGCAAGACCAGTGGGCGCTGCGCTCCCACCAGCGCGCCATCGCGGCTATCGACGCAGGGTCCTTCGTGGAGGAGATCGTGCCGATCGAGGTCCCGCAGGCCGACGGCAGCACCGTGACTTTCGCTCAGGACGAGCACCCCCGCCGCGACAGCACGCTGGAGACGCTGTCGGGCCTGAAAGTGCTCCACCCCGAGATCGAGGGCTTCACCGTGACCGCCGGCAACTCCTCGGGCATCAACGACGCGGCCGCCGTCGTGGCACTGGCGGCGCCGACGACGCACAACGATGTCCTAGCCAATGTGCTGTCCTGGAGCGCAGTTGGGGTGGCGCCCAACCGCACCGGCAGCGGGCCAATCACGGCGATCCCGAAGGCGCTGGAGCTGGCCGGGCGAAAGATCGAGGACGTCGCACTGTTCGAGATTAACGAGGCGTTCGCCGCACAAGCCGTGGCGTGCGCCCGCGAACTGGGCCTGGACGAAGACCTCGTCAACGTCTATGGCTCGGGCATCAGCCTGGGCCACCCGATCGCCGCGACCGGAGCCCGGATGGTCACCTCGGCGATCTACGAATTGCGCCGCCGCGGCGGCGGCATCGGCGTCCTGTCGATGTGCGCCGGAGGCGGAATGGGCGCAGCAATGGTGATCGAGGTGGCCTGA
- a CDS encoding acetyl-CoA hydrolase/transferase C-terminal domain-containing protein gives MTPTHHRGDFAAALRTELNKAARSKAGGAGFTVAVGDGVGQLRTLDDGTDFGVALSAVARDIGGMRLVLSWLAAPWDGLVPDAFAEVVALMPGWGVRTVLRSPSARFLPTSLAAQPALLLGPLRPDVLITRLVQRGDQLLFSTEVSWQRELFDAGIPVLAVIDSKAPAASAESPLNPDRVRIIGRSTDGPFQFLQKEPKPVHDALADQVLRFVPAGARLQYGPGQLGTALLRRARVPLRLDTGLLTDAVVDLDRGGLLVGEPSATYLLGSGVLYEWADGRPILRGVAHTHDLTRLSHGDPLITVNTAIEIDPTGQVNVEGAGDKVVGGIGGHPDYCRAGRLSRGGLSIIAVPSTFSGRSPLVDQLSRPASTAAFDVDVVVTDKGCADLRLADWDQRRTLITELFAL, from the coding sequence GTGACACCAACCCATCACCGCGGGGACTTTGCCGCGGCACTGCGCACGGAGCTGAACAAAGCAGCACGCTCGAAGGCGGGCGGTGCCGGTTTCACGGTGGCCGTCGGCGACGGGGTCGGCCAGCTGCGCACACTCGATGACGGTACCGATTTCGGTGTAGCGCTGAGCGCGGTGGCACGCGATATCGGTGGGATGCGGCTTGTGCTGAGCTGGCTGGCCGCTCCCTGGGATGGCCTCGTGCCGGATGCGTTCGCCGAGGTGGTGGCGTTGATGCCGGGCTGGGGCGTGCGTACGGTGCTACGCAGCCCGTCAGCGCGTTTCCTGCCCACCAGCCTCGCTGCTCAGCCGGCGCTGCTGCTCGGCCCGCTGCGGCCCGACGTATTGATCACCCGGCTGGTGCAGCGCGGCGACCAGCTCTTGTTCAGTACCGAGGTGTCCTGGCAGAGGGAACTCTTCGACGCGGGCATCCCGGTGCTGGCGGTTATTGACAGCAAAGCCCCGGCTGCCAGCGCTGAGTCACCGCTGAATCCCGATCGGGTGCGGATCATCGGACGTAGCACTGATGGCCCCTTCCAGTTCCTGCAGAAGGAACCTAAACCGGTGCATGACGCGCTCGCCGACCAGGTGCTCAGATTCGTGCCCGCGGGGGCGCGGCTGCAGTACGGGCCGGGCCAGCTTGGCACTGCTCTGCTCCGTCGCGCGCGAGTCCCACTGCGCCTGGATACCGGTCTGCTCACTGACGCCGTGGTCGATCTCGACCGCGGCGGCCTGCTCGTCGGCGAACCCTCGGCCACTTATCTGCTGGGCAGCGGTGTTCTGTACGAGTGGGCCGATGGACGCCCCATCCTGCGGGGCGTCGCGCACACCCACGACCTGACCCGCCTCAGCCACGGTGACCCGCTGATCACGGTCAACACCGCCATCGAAATCGACCCCACCGGGCAGGTCAACGTCGAGGGGGCGGGCGACAAGGTCGTCGGCGGCATCGGTGGGCACCCCGACTACTGCCGGGCGGGTCGACTGAGCCGCGGCGGTCTGTCCATCATCGCCGTTCCGTCCACCTTCAGCGGGCGGTCACCGTTGGTGGACCAGTTGAGCCGGCCGGCATCGACGGCGGCTTTCGACGTCGACGTCGTCGTGACCGACAAGGGTTGCGCTGATTTGCGTTTGGCGGACTGGGACCAGCGACGCACCCTGATCACCGAGCTGTTCGCGCTCTAG
- a CDS encoding MaoC family dehydratase, with amino-acid sequence MKVITSIDDALRLVGHELGVSGWKEIDQARIDTFADVTEDHQWIHLDADRAASDSPYGATVAHGFLLLSLIPKMSKDNYVVQNAKMGVNYGLNKVRFVAAVTADSRIRIRSELIDAAKAADNIVNLTVRHTIEIDGSDKPAAVADLIARYVF; translated from the coding sequence ATGAAGGTGATCACGTCCATCGATGATGCGTTGCGGCTGGTGGGTCACGAACTCGGAGTGAGCGGTTGGAAGGAGATCGACCAGGCGCGCATTGACACCTTCGCCGACGTCACCGAAGACCACCAATGGATACACCTCGATGCGGACCGCGCAGCATCCGACAGTCCCTACGGCGCTACGGTTGCCCACGGCTTTCTGCTCCTATCGCTGATCCCGAAAATGAGCAAGGACAACTACGTTGTGCAGAACGCGAAGATGGGCGTCAACTACGGGCTGAACAAAGTCCGCTTCGTCGCCGCGGTCACCGCGGACAGCCGGATCCGCATCCGCTCTGAATTGATCGACGCCGCCAAAGCCGCCGACAACATAGTGAATCTGACCGTGCGCCACACCATCGAAATCGACGGATCGGACAAGCCCGCCGCAGTCGCGGACCTGATCGCACGGTATGTGTTCTGA
- a CDS encoding LLM class flavin-dependent oxidoreductase, translated as MKVGVYFDMRNPPAWRQNWSQLYGFTLEMCQEAEHLGIDSVWTSEHHLFEDGYLTQPLTMLAAMGAVTRKVRLGTAVLLAPLRSAIQIAEEATIVDVITGGRLDLGLGAGYRHPEYELFGVDISRRYTTTDRRVTELREIFSDDRHVPAPVQGRIPIYLGYQGPKGARRAGKLGAGLLSANGALWPHYREGLAAGGHDPSVGRMKGSFSGWVTEDPEADWPVVKEHLQYQLDSYRRYMVEGTDMPLPRPVDPDRIRRESDLGKVLGAFVHNTPEVVAESVRHYVGNAPVEEIFLWSSIAGMPEQLVADHIRLIATKLRPLLA; from the coding sequence ATGAAGGTCGGCGTGTACTTCGACATGCGCAACCCGCCCGCGTGGCGTCAGAACTGGAGCCAGCTCTACGGGTTCACGTTGGAGATGTGCCAGGAAGCCGAACATCTCGGCATTGACTCTGTGTGGACCAGTGAGCATCACTTGTTCGAGGACGGCTACCTCACACAGCCATTGACGATGCTTGCGGCGATGGGTGCGGTCACCCGGAAGGTGCGACTGGGCACCGCCGTTCTGCTTGCGCCGCTGCGCTCGGCGATTCAGATCGCCGAGGAAGCGACCATCGTCGACGTGATCACCGGTGGGCGGCTCGATCTCGGTCTCGGCGCGGGATACCGCCATCCAGAGTACGAACTGTTCGGGGTAGACATCTCCCGGCGCTACACCACAACAGACCGTCGGGTCACAGAGTTACGTGAGATCTTCTCCGATGACCGGCATGTGCCGGCACCGGTCCAGGGTCGCATCCCGATCTATCTCGGTTATCAGGGACCGAAAGGCGCCAGACGGGCCGGGAAGCTCGGGGCCGGTCTGCTGAGCGCAAACGGCGCTCTGTGGCCGCACTACCGGGAGGGACTCGCCGCAGGCGGCCACGATCCTTCGGTGGGTCGCATGAAGGGTTCCTTCTCGGGTTGGGTGACCGAGGACCCCGAGGCCGACTGGCCGGTGGTGAAGGAACACCTGCAATATCAGCTCGACTCTTACCGGCGGTACATGGTCGAGGGCACCGACATGCCACTACCCCGGCCGGTCGACCCCGACCGCATCCGCAGGGAATCCGACTTGGGCAAAGTGCTCGGCGCGTTCGTCCACAACACCCCCGAGGTCGTCGCCGAGTCGGTGCGACACTACGTCGGGAACGCACCCGTCGAGGAGATCTTCCTGTGGTCATCCATCGCAGGAATGCCAGAGCAGCTGGTGGCCGACCACATCCGACTGATCGCCACCAAACTCAGGCCACTCCTCGCCTGA
- a CDS encoding thiolase C-terminal domain-containing protein → MRNVAIVGAGMTPFGEHFDLGIKDLIPMAYAECVANVDKGISKSELQAAWFGELTTTDGSPAAILADTLDLTGIPVTRVENACATGNDAIRNGVLAIASGAYDVVLVVGADKVRETATNATFWEWAGLTRDTAWDYPLGLVAPANFALHVTRYLHESPATKEHLAMVAVKNHFHALNNPKAQLRFEITVEQVLAAPIIVEPFGLYDCTPQSDGAAAVILAAEDVVDRYTDRPVWVRGVGLGMDRVMHQHKSDMTSFPPTVRAAKAAMSMAGLTPRDIDVAEVHDCFTGVELISYEDLGFASRFEAYKLVEGREHYVGGSIPINPSGGLKAKGHPPGATGVAQCYELFNQLRGDAENQVDGARVGLTHNIGGPTAVSAVTILSSDKN, encoded by the coding sequence GTGAGGAACGTCGCCATCGTGGGAGCCGGGATGACTCCGTTCGGTGAGCATTTCGATCTGGGGATCAAGGATCTGATCCCGATGGCGTACGCCGAGTGCGTCGCCAATGTCGATAAGGGCATCAGCAAGTCTGAGTTGCAGGCCGCGTGGTTCGGCGAGTTGACCACGACCGATGGTTCGCCTGCGGCGATTCTGGCCGACACTCTCGATCTCACCGGCATCCCGGTGACCAGGGTCGAGAATGCTTGTGCCACCGGAAATGATGCGATCCGCAATGGCGTGCTGGCGATTGCGTCGGGTGCCTACGACGTGGTGCTGGTGGTGGGTGCGGACAAGGTTCGCGAGACCGCGACGAACGCGACGTTCTGGGAGTGGGCGGGGCTCACGCGTGACACCGCGTGGGACTACCCCCTGGGCTTGGTCGCCCCGGCTAACTTTGCGTTGCATGTCACCCGGTATCTGCACGAGTCGCCGGCCACCAAGGAGCACTTGGCGATGGTGGCGGTCAAGAATCACTTCCATGCTCTAAACAACCCGAAAGCGCAGCTGCGTTTTGAGATCACCGTCGAGCAGGTGTTGGCCGCGCCGATCATCGTGGAACCGTTCGGCCTGTATGACTGCACGCCGCAGAGCGACGGCGCCGCCGCGGTCATTCTCGCCGCCGAGGACGTCGTCGATCGGTACACCGACCGCCCGGTGTGGGTGCGCGGCGTCGGGTTGGGCATGGACCGGGTGATGCATCAGCACAAGTCGGACATGACGAGTTTTCCCCCGACGGTGCGCGCCGCCAAGGCCGCGATGAGCATGGCTGGTCTGACACCGCGCGATATCGATGTCGCCGAGGTGCACGACTGCTTTACTGGGGTCGAATTGATCAGTTATGAAGACTTGGGGTTCGCGAGCCGCTTCGAGGCTTACAAGCTGGTCGAGGGTCGCGAACATTATGTCGGCGGCTCCATCCCGATCAATCCGAGCGGCGGGTTGAAGGCCAAGGGGCACCCGCCGGGCGCCACGGGTGTGGCGCAGTGCTACGAGTTGTTCAACCAGTTACGGGGCGACGCCGAAAACCAGGTCGATGGGGCACGGGTGGGATTGACACACAACATCGGTGGGCCGACCGCGGTGTCCGCGGTGACAATTCTCTCCAGCGACAAGAACTGA